The Deinococcus taeanensis genome has a window encoding:
- a CDS encoding DUF6428 family protein → MTQTIPGLTDQTITAALLANLRALPQRPLVFQLHGETLVPPGYHVTEVKAVTIEAMDCGGKASAWRETVIQLMDGSAEEAAAGFMTNRKFLAIYDRVVKHIPVREDAEVRFEYGNASTPAMQYHVTHVETQPDRIIVHLRTPGVQCKAGDSCGAPAAGTDEGCAPESGCCTPQAPISLG, encoded by the coding sequence ATGACCCAGACGATTCCCGGCCTCACCGACCAGACCATCACCGCCGCCCTGCTTGCCAACCTGCGTGCACTGCCCCAGCGGCCCCTGGTGTTCCAACTGCACGGCGAAACCCTGGTGCCCCCCGGGTACCACGTCACTGAGGTCAAGGCCGTCACCATCGAAGCCATGGACTGCGGCGGCAAAGCCAGCGCCTGGCGCGAGACAGTGATTCAACTGATGGACGGCAGCGCTGAAGAAGCGGCGGCCGGGTTCATGACCAACCGGAAGTTCCTGGCCATCTACGACCGCGTGGTCAAGCACATCCCAGTACGCGAGGACGCTGAGGTCCGCTTCGAGTACGGAAACGCCAGCACCCCAGCCATGCAGTACCACGTCACGCACGTCGAAACCCAGCCCGACCGGATCATCGTGCACCTGCGGACCCCAGGCGTGCAGTGCAAGGCCGGGGACAGCTGCGGCGCCCCCGCGGCCGGTACGGACGAAGGCTGCGCGCCGGAAAGCGGCTGCTGCACCCCGCAGGCCCCCATCTCGCTGGGCTGA
- a CDS encoding MFS transporter encodes MTHRPAGQRPFVWALAALTTVGYGALYYAQPLLALATEHERGWTRAQTNFAFTLALLVTAFTAPAVGRALDARGGRSLLSLGALCAAAAFTLLALTASYPLFVLGWLLAGAAMALTFYEAAFTVLGQQVQGEARTRATLTITLVAGLASTMFVPLTTALLGAWGLQGTLLGLATGLMLVAGLTWAALPPRPARPPAGAPPASFRPDPSFRRLTLAFTLARVVTVGVGLQLAPLLLASGYSAALAAGLTGLLGLAALPGRVAFVPLLTRLGALRLTTGLFMQLAAGTALLLWPQHPPVLVLGIVAFGLASGALTLARAELLARGYPAAVFGAANGRMARPVNLAQALTPFGVGLLLTWTGAYSVSLCLLTALGVAAGLTLLDPAFPRPRCGPGRAVREVRRNEREGAP; translated from the coding sequence ATGACCCACCGCCCCGCTGGCCAGCGTCCCTTCGTGTGGGCGCTGGCCGCATTGACGACCGTCGGGTACGGGGCCCTGTATTACGCCCAGCCCCTCCTGGCCCTGGCAACGGAACACGAGCGCGGCTGGACGCGCGCCCAGACGAACTTCGCCTTCACTCTCGCGCTGCTGGTCACGGCCTTCACCGCCCCGGCGGTCGGCCGCGCGCTCGATGCGCGCGGCGGCCGGAGCCTGCTGAGCCTGGGGGCCCTCTGCGCCGCCGCGGCCTTCACCCTGCTGGCCCTCACCGCCAGCTATCCACTCTTTGTCCTCGGGTGGCTGCTGGCGGGCGCCGCGATGGCCCTGACGTTCTACGAGGCGGCCTTCACCGTCCTTGGACAGCAGGTGCAGGGCGAGGCGCGCACACGCGCGACCCTGACCATCACCCTGGTCGCCGGCCTGGCCAGCACCATGTTCGTCCCGCTCACGACCGCGCTGCTGGGCGCGTGGGGCCTGCAGGGCACGCTGCTGGGCCTGGCAACCGGGCTGATGCTGGTCGCCGGACTGACCTGGGCCGCCCTGCCTCCTCGACCGGCGCGGCCGCCGGCAGGTGCGCCGCCCGCGTCGTTCCGCCCTGACCCTTCCTTCCGGCGGCTCACGCTGGCTTTCACCCTGGCGCGCGTCGTGACCGTCGGTGTCGGCCTGCAACTCGCGCCGCTGCTGCTGGCCTCAGGGTACTCAGCGGCCCTGGCGGCGGGACTCACCGGCCTGCTGGGCCTGGCCGCGCTGCCGGGCCGGGTGGCGTTCGTGCCCCTGCTGACCCGGCTCGGCGCCCTGCGCCTGACCACCGGTCTGTTCATGCAACTGGCGGCCGGCACCGCGCTGCTGCTCTGGCCCCAGCACCCGCCTGTCCTCGTGCTGGGCATCGTGGCGTTCGGCCTGGCCAGTGGCGCCCTGACGCTGGCACGCGCAGAACTCCTGGCGCGGGGGTACCCGGCCGCGGTGTTCGGGGCAGCGAACGGGCGCATGGCGCGGCCGGTCAACCTCGCCCAGGCCCTCACGCCGTTCGGGGTAGGGCTGCTGCTGACCTGGACAGGCGCGTACAGCGTGTCCCTGTGCCTGCTCACGGCTCTGGGTGTGGCAGCTGGACTGACCCTGCTGGACCCGGCCTTTCCGCGGCCACGATGCGGCCCGGGCCGGGCCGTCCGCGAGGTGCGCAGGAACGAACGCGAGGGCGCGCCGTGA
- a CDS encoding beta-mannosidase has protein sequence MTILTFHQNWEFKPREATQALHDDFRSSSGWRSATVPGTVQQDLLRHGVIQDPYYGLNEREVQWVGTTDWLYRGTLTVEAGVLAAPHLQLTFEGLDTVSTVFLNGERVLQGDNMFTAHTVDVKGLLQPGENTVWVLFESPLTVGRGREAQGGVRAAWNGDTSRLYLRKAQYHYGWDWGPVILTAGIWKAVRLNAYSVHLSEVHVPAEVTPDLLQAFIPVHVTLTGELGDVEVRVTLRDPQGRAMNAASVTGTRVSSALFEVAAPELWHPSGRGAQPLYTVHVEVRQRGQRLEEKAVRVGLRRVRVVQENVRGEPGSSFTFEVNNEPFFVGGANWIPEHLLLNTVSEAQYRTRLTQAKDANMTMIRVWGGGIYETDAFYDICDELGLLVWQDFMFACGMYPGDETFTQSVRREARQQVKRLRNHASIALWCGNNEDYQIAQAVGAYGPGGDDSKFDAQHLYEVVLRAVCDDLDPTRLYWPGSPYGGADVFDQTVGDRHTWEVWHGPMAPYQEYKQYEGRFVSEFGLMSAPSLDVIEQSMPQEEWYPESETFVHHTRALGPNFKPDGARRLAVYQAENLRGHRNLEEYIYNTQLIQAEAMRYAYRDYRRRFEGPGKHAVSGALVWQLNDCWPVSSWAIIDSLGTAKPAYYSIKRELAPLTAGIHLAGEALETWVCSSLRESRSVELRRYAYSVSGELLGEDVSVLTALPARRTDVPAWPVGGEPRIYFAELVEGGEVVARASHFPEPYKYHDFGPVPLKVEVQPEGSVRLVSDRPAKGVWLSAGPGTAWSDNFLDLRPGEVRTVRLCAPDVQTVRVRALGMMNPLEFGLLAPVSGQ, from the coding sequence ATGACCATCCTGACGTTCCATCAAAACTGGGAATTCAAGCCGCGTGAGGCGACCCAGGCCCTCCACGATGATTTCCGTTCCTCTTCAGGCTGGCGGTCCGCCACGGTCCCCGGGACCGTGCAGCAGGACCTGCTGCGCCACGGGGTGATTCAGGATCCGTACTACGGGCTTAACGAGCGGGAGGTGCAGTGGGTTGGAACCACCGACTGGCTCTACCGCGGTACGTTGACTGTTGAGGCCGGCGTCCTGGCGGCGCCGCACCTGCAGCTGACGTTCGAAGGGCTCGATACCGTCAGCACGGTGTTCCTGAACGGCGAGCGGGTGCTGCAGGGCGACAACATGTTCACGGCCCACACTGTGGATGTCAAAGGTCTGCTTCAGCCGGGCGAGAACACGGTCTGGGTCCTGTTCGAAAGTCCACTGACCGTGGGGCGTGGGCGTGAGGCGCAAGGTGGCGTGCGGGCCGCCTGGAACGGGGACACCAGCCGGCTCTACCTGAGAAAAGCCCAGTACCACTACGGCTGGGATTGGGGGCCGGTGATCCTCACGGCGGGCATCTGGAAAGCGGTGAGGCTCAACGCCTATTCCGTGCACCTCAGCGAGGTGCACGTTCCTGCGGAAGTCACGCCGGATCTCCTTCAGGCGTTCATTCCCGTGCACGTCACCCTCACGGGCGAGCTGGGCGACGTCGAAGTGCGCGTGACCCTGCGCGACCCGCAGGGCCGGGCGATGAACGCGGCGTCCGTGACCGGGACCCGTGTGTCCTCCGCGCTGTTCGAAGTGGCGGCTCCTGAACTGTGGCACCCCAGCGGCCGGGGCGCTCAGCCGCTGTACACCGTGCACGTCGAAGTGCGCCAGCGCGGCCAGCGGCTGGAGGAGAAAGCCGTACGTGTCGGTCTGCGGCGCGTCAGGGTGGTGCAGGAGAACGTCCGGGGCGAGCCGGGCAGCAGTTTCACCTTCGAGGTGAACAACGAGCCTTTCTTTGTCGGCGGCGCGAACTGGATTCCTGAACATCTCCTGCTCAATACGGTCTCTGAAGCGCAGTACCGGACGCGCCTCACGCAGGCCAAAGACGCGAACATGACCATGATCCGGGTGTGGGGCGGAGGCATCTACGAAACCGACGCGTTCTACGACATCTGCGATGAACTGGGCCTGCTGGTGTGGCAGGACTTCATGTTTGCCTGCGGAATGTACCCCGGGGACGAGACCTTCACCCAGAGCGTCAGGCGGGAAGCCCGCCAGCAGGTGAAACGCCTGAGAAATCACGCTTCCATCGCGTTGTGGTGCGGCAACAACGAGGACTATCAGATTGCCCAGGCGGTCGGCGCGTATGGGCCCGGCGGCGACGACAGCAAGTTCGATGCCCAGCACCTCTATGAGGTGGTGCTCCGCGCGGTGTGCGACGACCTCGATCCGACGCGGCTGTACTGGCCCGGCAGTCCGTACGGAGGGGCGGATGTCTTCGACCAGACCGTTGGGGACCGGCACACCTGGGAGGTCTGGCATGGGCCCATGGCGCCCTACCAGGAGTACAAGCAGTACGAGGGGCGTTTTGTCAGTGAGTTCGGGCTGATGTCTGCTCCGTCTCTGGACGTGATTGAGCAGTCAATGCCGCAGGAGGAGTGGTACCCCGAAAGCGAAACCTTCGTGCACCACACCCGTGCGCTGGGCCCCAACTTCAAACCCGACGGGGCCCGCCGGCTCGCCGTGTATCAGGCCGAGAACCTGCGGGGTCACCGGAACCTCGAGGAGTACATCTACAACACGCAGCTGATTCAGGCCGAAGCCATGCGGTATGCCTACCGGGATTACCGGCGGCGGTTTGAAGGGCCAGGAAAGCACGCCGTATCGGGGGCGCTGGTGTGGCAGCTCAACGACTGCTGGCCCGTCTCTTCGTGGGCCATCATCGATTCCCTGGGGACCGCGAAGCCCGCCTACTACTCGATTAAACGCGAACTTGCCCCACTGACCGCCGGGATTCACCTCGCAGGGGAGGCGCTGGAAACGTGGGTGTGCAGCAGTCTGCGGGAGAGCCGTTCGGTGGAACTCAGACGCTACGCGTACAGTGTCAGCGGTGAACTTCTCGGCGAGGACGTGTCTGTCCTGACGGCGCTGCCGGCGCGGCGGACCGATGTGCCGGCATGGCCGGTGGGCGGCGAGCCCAGGATCTATTTCGCGGAACTGGTGGAAGGCGGCGAGGTGGTCGCCAGGGCCAGCCATTTTCCAGAGCCGTATAAATATCATGATTTTGGCCCTGTCCCGCTGAAGGTGGAGGTCCAGCCCGAAGGCAGCGTTCGGCTGGTTTCTGATCGCCCTGCCAAGGGGGTCTGGCTGAGTGCGGGCCCTGGAACGGCCTGGTCGGATAACTTCCTGGATCTGCGTCCAGGGGAGGTCAGAACGGTCCGTCTGTGCGCCCCTGATGTTCAGACGGTGCGGGTGCGTGCGTTGGGGATGATGAACCCGCTGGAATTTGGTCTTCTGGCGCCCGTTTCAGGACAATGA
- a CDS encoding cellulase family glycosylhydrolase: protein MLGTLVLGGAALADGFVTRSSAQPWTLEIDGIPCVPYGLNRFAVMKPGNNREDWSTEQYMRHAATRGVNTIRLFVPEPEFESTRGAYDPEQVRRLDQTIELAGTYTVKLIVCLFDHWVFRHVLDTSAYGAKSGGPLTTGKAFYTSSVARSAQARRIAFLVSRYQDSLAILAWEPINELNGVCADYPGQREEALDWLHFAVATIKKSDQRHLITQSLTGDVRWEELWSDPTIDLVQLHTYREVRNPDRAAAVARNAIRWAQETFQKPALVGEYAPTGRGRPGNPRGFRDRRHAGLVRHWRKQPAVDTQER, encoded by the coding sequence GTGCTGGGCACCCTCGTGCTGGGCGGCGCAGCGCTGGCGGACGGGTTCGTTACCCGCTCGAGCGCCCAGCCCTGGACGCTGGAAATCGACGGCATCCCTTGTGTTCCCTACGGACTCAACCGTTTTGCCGTCATGAAGCCGGGAAACAACCGGGAGGACTGGTCCACCGAGCAGTACATGCGTCACGCGGCCACCAGGGGCGTTAATACCATCCGTCTCTTCGTGCCTGAGCCGGAATTCGAAAGTACTCGTGGCGCCTACGACCCGGAGCAGGTGAGGCGCCTCGACCAGACCATCGAGCTTGCCGGGACGTACACCGTGAAGCTGATCGTGTGCCTGTTTGATCACTGGGTGTTCCGTCACGTGCTGGACACCAGCGCCTATGGCGCAAAGAGCGGCGGACCACTCACCACCGGCAAGGCGTTCTATACGAGCAGTGTGGCCCGTTCCGCCCAGGCCAGGCGCATCGCATTTCTTGTCTCCCGGTATCAGGACAGTCTCGCCATTCTCGCGTGGGAACCCATCAATGAACTCAATGGCGTCTGCGCGGACTACCCCGGTCAACGCGAGGAGGCGCTGGACTGGCTGCACTTTGCGGTCGCCACGATCAAGAAGAGCGACCAGAGGCACCTGATCACGCAAAGCCTGACCGGTGACGTGCGCTGGGAGGAACTGTGGAGCGACCCCACCATCGATCTGGTGCAGCTTCACACCTACCGGGAGGTGCGCAACCCGGACCGGGCCGCCGCGGTGGCCCGCAACGCCATCCGCTGGGCGCAGGAGACCTTCCAAAAGCCGGCACTGGTCGGAGAGTACGCCCCCACTGGGCGTGGTCGCCCCGGAAACCCGCGCGGATTTCGTGACCGCCGCCACGCTGGCCTCGTTCGCCACTGGAGGAAGCAGCCTGCTGTGGACACACAAGAACGATGA
- a CDS encoding carbohydrate ABC transporter permease translates to MIAAKGRPSHTQSTAPVNKRRAAGTVLAFLVASLITLSFAVPLYWMLITSVKGDTEVFLTPPTLYPHAVVWENYTKALTNIPFFEYLRNTLVYAIFSSIGSSLSSALVAYGFAKIRWVGREWVFNILLGTMLLPGVVTMIPTYLIFRDLGWTGTLLPLIVPAFFGGAYYIFLMRQFIQTMPDELAEAARIDGCSEFGIFRRIILPLIQPALAVVFLQQFLLAFKDFLGPLIYLNDPSQYTLSLGLQQFQGANGQEWGPLMACATIFTVPLFVLFFFTQRYFVEGVTFSGIKG, encoded by the coding sequence ATGATCGCAGCTAAAGGCCGTCCTTCACACACCCAGTCCACCGCCCCTGTGAACAAGAGGCGCGCCGCGGGCACTGTGCTTGCGTTTCTCGTCGCCAGCCTGATCACCCTGAGTTTCGCGGTGCCCCTGTACTGGATGCTGATCACTTCGGTAAAGGGGGACACGGAGGTCTTTCTCACCCCCCCGACCCTCTACCCGCACGCCGTGGTCTGGGAGAACTACACCAAAGCGCTCACGAACATCCCCTTCTTCGAGTATCTGCGCAACACCCTGGTGTACGCCATTTTTTCCAGTATCGGAAGCAGTCTGTCGAGTGCCCTGGTGGCGTATGGCTTCGCGAAGATCCGCTGGGTGGGCAGAGAATGGGTGTTCAACATTCTGCTCGGCACCATGCTGCTGCCAGGCGTCGTCACCATGATTCCCACCTACCTGATCTTCCGTGACCTCGGCTGGACCGGAACCCTCCTGCCGCTGATCGTTCCCGCCTTCTTCGGCGGCGCCTACTACATCTTCCTGATGCGGCAATTCATCCAGACCATGCCGGATGAGCTTGCAGAAGCGGCCCGCATCGACGGCTGTTCTGAATTTGGAATTTTCAGGCGGATTATCCTCCCTCTGATCCAGCCGGCCCTGGCGGTGGTGTTTCTTCAGCAGTTCCTGCTGGCATTCAAGGATTTCCTGGGCCCCCTGATCTACCTGAACGACCCGTCGCAGTACACGTTGTCTCTGGGGCTCCAGCAATTCCAGGGGGCCAACGGTCAGGAGTGGGGACCCCTGATGGCCTGCGCGACCATTTTCACGGTGCCTCTGTTCGTGTTGTTCTTTTTCACCCAGCGGTACTTCGTGGAGGGTGTGACCTTCTCCGGCATCAAGGGCTAG
- a CDS encoding carbohydrate ABC transporter permease yields MSILNANALRPKGRSRKKTWQSLFLGLAFISPWIIGFLSLVLYPFGASLYFSFTSYNILSEPQWIGLQNYQTLFADPRWVTSIKNTMYYVLVCVPVGVVLAVALAMVYHQRMPGRNLMRTLMYVPLIVPPVATGILWLWMFKPIGGLFNTVLAWCGIQGPTWLGDPDWAKISLVMIAQWAVGGNVLLLLASLADVPKQLYEAAEIDGATLWHRFWHITLPMISPVVLFITITGLIGAFQAFTEAFIVSGGQGGPADSTLFASLYIYQKAFRDFDMGYASALSWVLFLGILAFTGLTFRLSRKWVVYDRS; encoded by the coding sequence ATGTCCATCCTCAACGCTAACGCCCTCCGCCCAAAAGGAAGAAGTCGTAAAAAGACCTGGCAGTCCCTGTTTCTGGGGCTGGCGTTCATCTCGCCCTGGATCATCGGCTTCCTCTCGCTGGTGCTGTACCCGTTTGGCGCCTCGCTGTACTTTTCCTTCACCAGCTACAACATCCTCAGTGAGCCCCAATGGATTGGCCTGCAGAATTACCAGACCCTCTTCGCGGATCCCCGCTGGGTCACGTCCATCAAAAACACCATGTATTACGTGTTGGTCTGCGTGCCTGTCGGCGTGGTGCTCGCGGTCGCGCTCGCCATGGTCTACCACCAGCGCATGCCTGGACGCAATCTGATGCGCACCTTGATGTACGTGCCGCTTATTGTGCCTCCCGTCGCGACCGGCATCCTGTGGCTGTGGATGTTCAAGCCCATCGGCGGGCTGTTCAACACCGTGCTCGCCTGGTGCGGCATTCAGGGTCCGACCTGGCTCGGCGACCCCGACTGGGCGAAAATCTCACTGGTCATGATTGCCCAGTGGGCTGTGGGCGGCAACGTCCTGCTGCTGCTCGCCTCGCTGGCCGACGTTCCCAAACAACTGTATGAAGCGGCCGAGATTGACGGCGCCACCCTGTGGCACCGTTTCTGGCACATCACGCTCCCGATGATCAGCCCCGTCGTCCTGTTCATCACCATCACCGGCCTGATCGGTGCGTTCCAGGCGTTCACTGAGGCGTTCATCGTCAGTGGAGGGCAGGGTGGACCGGCAGACTCGACCCTCTTCGCCTCCCTGTACATCTACCAGAAGGCCTTTCGCGATTTCGACATGGGGTACGCCTCGGCGCTCTCCTGGGTGTTGTTCCTGGGGATTCTGGCGTTCACCGGCCTGACCTTTCGCCTGAGCAGGAAATGGGTGGTTTATGATCGCAGCTAA
- a CDS encoding cellulase family glycosylhydrolase, which yields MKCHQLILSVLLASSWGQAATYAVTFPHSPAPGWTVDWLSTDTGSVLHSQPWPETGGVLTSPDVKLDVFARARAPGISAAPTVTDCPGVQLRNQGWCKDGRAFLPIGMNRRQLYYPPANRNQWRAETYMKELHKRGGNTFRVFSMPEFESPAGTYDEFALSAYDQMLSAADQLGINIIFSLIDLAAMSADFSGDPYNVLNGGPFENHQDIYGSEEGLTLLKRRVTFLVNKLHHHSSLIAWEIGNEADIISDRTASGHQQTERVTLALARHIKAVDPSHKPVTASLLAEAVWPNVFASPDIDFIQYHSYATSNPAALPGVLRNDAEQSARFGKHVLIGEYGAFRADPERSTFLKTGLWAAMSQGMSILPWVSASDAFGELFDEDLDLYAPLATVAAQVNWTRPLRLRSADFSASGAAVLASQLGNEEVLVYVHPQR from the coding sequence ATGAAGTGTCACCAGCTGATCCTCTCGGTTCTCCTCGCGAGCAGCTGGGGTCAGGCCGCCACGTACGCTGTGACCTTTCCCCACAGTCCCGCCCCAGGCTGGACTGTGGACTGGTTGAGCACCGATACCGGAAGCGTTCTCCACTCTCAACCGTGGCCGGAAACCGGCGGCGTCCTGACCTCCCCGGACGTCAAACTCGACGTCTTTGCCCGCGCCCGCGCCCCCGGGATCAGTGCGGCGCCCACCGTGACAGACTGTCCAGGCGTCCAGCTGCGCAACCAGGGGTGGTGCAAAGATGGAAGAGCCTTCCTCCCCATCGGCATGAACCGCCGCCAGTTGTACTATCCACCGGCCAACCGCAACCAGTGGCGCGCCGAGACGTACATGAAGGAACTGCACAAGCGCGGCGGCAACACCTTCCGCGTTTTCAGCATGCCCGAATTCGAGAGTCCGGCCGGCACCTATGACGAATTTGCCCTCTCCGCCTACGACCAGATGCTCAGCGCGGCAGATCAGCTGGGCATCAACATCATCTTCAGCCTGATCGACCTGGCAGCGATGTCCGCCGACTTCTCAGGAGATCCCTATAACGTTCTCAACGGTGGGCCGTTCGAGAACCACCAGGACATCTACGGCAGCGAAGAGGGCCTGACCCTCCTGAAACGGCGCGTCACGTTTCTGGTGAACAAACTGCACCACCACAGCAGCCTCATTGCCTGGGAGATCGGCAACGAAGCGGACATTATTTCCGACAGGACGGCCAGCGGACACCAACAGACCGAGCGGGTGACGCTGGCCCTGGCGCGTCACATCAAAGCGGTCGACCCGTCGCACAAACCGGTCACGGCCTCGCTGCTGGCCGAGGCGGTCTGGCCGAACGTGTTTGCCAGTCCTGACATTGATTTCATTCAGTATCACAGCTACGCCACGAGCAACCCGGCCGCCTTACCAGGCGTCCTGCGCAATGACGCGGAACAAAGCGCGCGGTTCGGAAAGCATGTCCTGATTGGTGAGTATGGGGCGTTCCGTGCAGACCCCGAACGCTCTACGTTCCTGAAGACCGGCCTGTGGGCGGCCATGAGCCAGGGCATGAGCATCCTCCCCTGGGTGTCCGCCTCGGATGCGTTTGGAGAACTGTTTGATGAAGACCTTGATCTCTACGCCCCGCTCGCCACAGTGGCCGCCCAGGTGAACTGGACCCGCCCTCTGAGGCTGCGCAGCGCTGACTTCTCGGCGTCTGGCGCGGCGGTGCTGGCGTCACAACTGGGCAACGAGGAGGTGCTGGTGTATGTCCATCCTCAACGCTAA
- a CDS encoding ABC transporter substrate-binding protein gives MKRRALLTLTLAALSSPALAKDTITIWYPWGDADGQTILDAAAEYNKAQDNVTVKAILVSGAGIQGTSQGKFLTAVASGQAPDAVLYWGQDVLPGLANLGALTPLNDLLSKAGLKGSSFNPTAWKAMQFGGQTYGIPEMSNVMMLYYNKDLFKAAGLDPNKPPKTIEELDAYAGQLTVRKGKDIDVLGFAPWIAQGTAALWTGAFGGNLLNADTRKSDLTNAGTLKALQWQATYVKKYGAEDLNRFQGSLGNLTASSGNDPFIAGKIAMEVNGQWHAGFIKRYGPKLNYGVAPVPMPKGRTFPNSFTVGNTWMVPKGSKNPLEALKFIAWFSDATRSAAVADKVFNISPVRSGPALQKTAGEPVMKLAAELLSKGRTYTLPPLVDLLAVNNELSSAFQTVQLGKADARTALDTAQKNLVKAAAQGR, from the coding sequence ATGAAACGACGCGCCCTGCTCACCCTCACCCTGGCTGCCCTGAGCAGCCCTGCCCTCGCCAAAGACACCATCACCATCTGGTACCCGTGGGGCGACGCCGACGGACAGACCATTCTGGACGCCGCCGCCGAATACAACAAAGCCCAGGACAACGTCACCGTGAAAGCAATTCTCGTCAGTGGCGCCGGCATTCAGGGCACCTCGCAGGGGAAGTTCCTCACCGCCGTTGCGAGCGGTCAGGCCCCCGACGCCGTGCTGTACTGGGGCCAGGACGTGCTCCCCGGCCTGGCCAACCTGGGTGCCCTGACGCCCCTCAATGACCTGCTGAGCAAAGCCGGCCTCAAGGGCAGCAGCTTCAACCCCACCGCCTGGAAAGCCATGCAGTTCGGCGGCCAAACCTACGGCATTCCCGAGATGAGCAACGTCATGATGTTGTACTACAACAAAGACCTGTTCAAGGCTGCCGGGCTTGATCCGAACAAACCTCCCAAGACCATCGAGGAGCTCGACGCCTACGCGGGCCAGCTCACCGTCCGGAAGGGCAAAGACATCGATGTGCTCGGCTTCGCTCCCTGGATTGCTCAGGGCACAGCCGCCCTGTGGACCGGCGCGTTCGGCGGCAATCTCCTGAACGCCGACACCCGGAAATCTGACCTCACCAACGCCGGCACGCTCAAGGCGCTGCAGTGGCAGGCCACGTATGTCAAGAAGTACGGCGCAGAAGACCTCAACCGCTTCCAGGGAAGCCTCGGCAATCTCACGGCGTCCAGCGGCAACGACCCGTTTATTGCCGGGAAGATCGCGATGGAAGTCAACGGCCAGTGGCACGCAGGATTTATCAAACGCTACGGCCCCAAGCTCAATTACGGCGTGGCGCCTGTGCCCATGCCCAAAGGCAGAACCTTCCCCAACTCCTTTACGGTCGGCAACACCTGGATGGTGCCCAAAGGCAGCAAAAATCCGTTGGAGGCCCTGAAATTCATCGCCTGGTTCAGCGACGCCACGCGCAGCGCCGCAGTTGCAGACAAGGTGTTCAATATCTCGCCGGTCAGAAGCGGACCGGCCCTCCAGAAGACCGCGGGCGAGCCCGTCATGAAACTCGCGGCCGAACTGCTCTCCAAGGGCCGCACCTATACCCTGCCGCCCCTGGTCGATCTGCTCGCCGTGAACAACGAACTCTCCAGCGCCTTCCAGACGGTGCAGCTTGGCAAGGCTGATGCCAGGACCGCCCTGGACACCGCTCAGAAGAACCTCGTGAAGGCCGCAGCCCAGGGCCGATGA
- a CDS encoding LacI family DNA-binding transcriptional regulator, translating to MAIKARSHPTIRDIARAAGVSLGTTSRALNNHHGINADLRTRVHAAAEQLGYDFSNLRQGRSIRRLTFIYDRQHNTLANNPFYSTVLHGVEDACNQEKISLTFTSTDSGESISERAHRSDTDALLCVGAFEREQLQEITELGIPVALVDLWHPEMNCVNSDNFGGAYLLTQFLITRGYRRIAFICGPESHYSITQRRQGYRYALLTHHIEHDPTLEVFREPILQEVEGTDHAVRELLNLKERPDAIFCWNDSTAIQAIQTCYTLGLKVPEDIAVVGFDDLPTARTSFPPLTTMRIDKEGLGRRGVELLIARPAEPTQVTVPTRIVVRSSTR from the coding sequence ATGGCCATCAAAGCCCGCAGTCATCCCACCATCCGCGACATTGCCCGCGCCGCTGGTGTCTCGCTTGGCACCACCTCGCGCGCCCTGAACAACCACCACGGCATCAATGCCGACCTGAGAACCCGGGTCCACGCCGCCGCAGAACAGCTCGGCTATGACTTCAGCAACCTCCGCCAGGGACGGAGCATCAGACGCCTCACCTTTATCTACGACCGCCAGCACAACACCCTCGCCAATAATCCGTTCTACTCCACGGTGCTGCATGGGGTTGAAGACGCCTGCAATCAGGAGAAGATTTCCCTCACCTTCACGTCCACCGACAGTGGAGAGTCCATCAGTGAACGCGCCCACCGGTCAGACACGGACGCTCTGCTGTGCGTGGGCGCATTTGAGCGGGAGCAGTTGCAGGAGATCACGGAACTCGGCATTCCTGTCGCCCTGGTGGACCTGTGGCACCCCGAGATGAACTGCGTCAACTCAGACAACTTCGGAGGCGCGTACCTGCTGACGCAATTTCTGATCACACGCGGGTACCGGCGCATCGCCTTTATCTGCGGGCCGGAATCCCATTACTCCATCACCCAGCGGCGCCAGGGCTACCGGTATGCCCTGCTGACCCACCACATCGAACACGACCCAACCCTGGAAGTCTTCCGGGAGCCGATCCTGCAGGAAGTCGAGGGAACGGACCATGCCGTCAGGGAGCTCCTGAACCTCAAAGAGCGCCCTGACGCCATCTTCTGCTGGAACGACAGCACGGCCATCCAGGCCATTCAGACCTGCTACACCCTCGGACTGAAAGTCCCTGAGGACATCGCGGTGGTCGGTTTCGACGACCTGCCCACCGCCAGGACGTCCTTCCCGCCCCTGACGACCATGCGCATCGACAAAGAAGGCCTGGGGCGCCGCGGCGTGGAACTGCTGATCGCCCGGCCTGCAGAGCCCACGCAGGTCACCGTTCCGACCAGGATCGTGGTGCGCTCCAGCACCCGGTGA